GCCCATCGGCCGTCGCCGCGCCCTGGCGGACTGGGCACGCGGCAACGATTCGATGATCATCGAGGACGACTACGACTCCGAATTTCGTTATGGTGCAGCACTTTTGCCCACAGTGGCCGAACTGGCACCCGATCGAACCGTCTACCTCGGCACCGTATCCAAGACCCTCGGTGCCGGGATACGTCTCGGCTGGATGGTGGCACCCCAGACGATGGTCGACCGCATCTCGGCAACGCGCCGCGCGATCGGCGACCACCCATCGGTTCCCGTCCAGCAGGCAATGACGTCCATGCTGCGCGACGGCGAATGGGACAGAGCCGTCCGAACTGCGCGGCGAATATATCGCACCCGTGACCGCATGGTCGCCGCAGCGCTGGCCAGGTTCGGCGAGCTCCGGGGAGTCGGAGCCGGGCTGCATACGGTGTTGATCGTCGATACCGGCACAGCGCGCGACGTCGCTACCGCGTGTGCAGCGAGTGGCGTGGACGTACCGACACTCGAACACTCGACCCGCTCGCACACAGCCCGGGGTGGAATCGTCGTCGGATACGGATCCGTCTCCGACGACGAATTGGACTATGCCATAAGCATATTGGCCGAAGCGCTGGAAGCCGCGCTACTCAGCTGACCCGCTCGATGCTGCCACCGAGTGCACTCAGGTTCTCGACGAATCTCGGATAACCGCGATCGATGTGGAACACGTCGTGCACCTCTGTCGTACCGTCGGCCACCAACCCCGCGAGAACCAAGCCGGCCCCGGCCCGGATATCGGAGGACCATACCGGCGCACTGGACAGCTGCGGTACACCGCGAACCACGGCGTGGTGGCCATCGGTACGCGCGTCGGCCCCGAGCCTGATCATCTCCTCGACGAACCGGAATCGAGCTTCGAAGACGTTTTCGGTGATCATCGACGTGCCGTCGGCGACGGTCGCGAGTCCGATGGCCATCGGCTGCAGGTCGGTCGGGAACCCTGGATACGGAAGCGTCGCGAAATTGACCGCCCTCGGGCGCTCGTGCTGAACGACGCGGAAGCCGTCGGGCTCGCTGGTGACCTCGGCTCCGGCAGATCTCAACTTGTCCAACACCAACGACAGGTGCTTGGGGTTGACCCCACGGACTCGTACATCCCCACGAGTCATGGCAGCGGCGATTCCCCAGGTCGCAGCGACGATGCGATCGCCGATCACCCGATGGGTCGTCGGCTTCAGCGCGCTCACACCCCGAACGGTCAAGGTCGATGTACCTGCACCGCGGACGTCGGCACCCATCTCGTTGAGCATGTTGCACACGTCGACGATGTCCGGCTCACGCGCGGCGTTGTCGATCACCGTCTCCCCGGTGGCGAGGACTGCGGCCATCAAGATGTTCTCGGTGGCACCAACGGAAGGAAAGGCCAGTCTGATGTTCGCGCCGCGCAGCTCGTCCGCTTCCGCGACGACACACCCGTGTTGAATTTCGCTGCGTGCTCCGAGCAATTGGAGACCGGACTGGTGCATGTCGAGGGGACGCGACCCGATCGCGTCACCACCCGGCAGTGCCACGACAGCTCTCTTGCATCGCGCAACCAACGGTCCCAGCACACACACCGAAGCTCGGAACTGGCGAACTGCCGCGAAGTCGGCGTGATACTTCGGCATGGCCGGAGTGGTGATGTGAACGACCGATCCCTCCAACTCGACCTCACAGCCGAGCCCACGCAACACCTCCGCCATCAGTGGCACGTCCAGGATGTCGGGGCAATTGGTGATCGTGCTCGTGCCCTCTGCCAGCAGCGCTGCCGCCATCAACTTGAGGACGCTGTTCTTTGCACCACCGACCGCCACCTCACCGACGAGGCGATTTCCACCGTTGACCAAAAAGCGTTCACTCACGTCGACAGCGTAGCCAGCGGGACCGACCGACACCCGCGCGGTACCGTAGCGCGCATGGCCGTCCACCTCACCCGCATCTATACGAGAACCGGCGACGACGGGACCACCGGGCTGAGCGATTTCTCCAGGGTGTCCAAGAACGACGAACGTCTGATCGCCTACGCGGACTGCGACGAGACCAACGCAAGCCTGGGTGTGGTTCTCGCACTGGGCAACCCGCCCGAATCGGTGCATTCGGTGATCCGCACCATCCAGAGCGATCTTTTCGACGCGGGGCCGATCTGTCGACTCCGGTCGTCGAGAATCCGCAGTACCCGCCTCTGCGCATCGATCAGAGCTACGTAGACCGCCTTGAAGCCTGGTGCGACGAGTTCAACGAGGAGCTTCCCGCTCTGACGTCGTTCATTCTGCCAGGTGGAACGCCGCTGGGAGCGTTGCTACACGTGTCACGAACGGTGGCCCGACGCGCGGAGCGGTCGGCATGGGCCGCAGTGCACGCGAGCCCGGAGACAACGAGTGCCTTGCCGGCGAAATACCTCAACCGACTCTCGGATCTACTGTTCATTCTGAGTCGTTACGCCAACCCCGAAGGCGACGTCCAGTGGGTTCCCGGATCGAGCCGCACGCCGAGCGATCCGACTACCGACGAGAGCTGATCAGGCCGCCGGTCGGCGGCGACGGGATCGGCCGGAGGGCCGAGACTCGACCCAGGACAGGAAAGCGGTCAACGCACTTCTGTCCAAGGCGATCTCGAAATACTTACCGTTGTCGGACAGTTCCAACACCGCGATGTCGGGTGTCATGATGTCGAACTCGGTGTCCCGTGGGGCTCGTCGATCACCCACATGAATGTCCTGCCGACCCAGCCGATGATCGGGGCCGGGGCGAAGACTCGACAGCTTGAAGAAGACGAGGGTGTTGTCGCCGTATCGAATGATGCCGTGGCGCCAACCGGCACCACCGTCCGACGGCAGCACTCGCATGATCGCCGCAGTTCCCCCGCGGCGAAGAACCATCAGACGGTACGCAAAAGCCGCGACGAGCCCTGCGAGCAGCACAACCAGAATGATCAGAACAATCAATCCGTAGTGCATCGCAGGTCTCGTCGCGGCTTCTCGTGAACCTAGGACCGCTCGACAGCGCGGACACGCCCCTTCGCCACAGCAATGGCCTCGAGGTCGTCGCCGTTCTCTGCCACTACAGCCCGTGCCGCCTCGACATCGATGTCGTCGGCGAAATCGGCCGATTCTGCCAGCACGGTGACCGTCTTACCGGTCACCGACAGGAATCCACCGTGGACGGCTGCGATGAGCTTCTCACCGTCCGTGGTCGTGATCGACACCGTGCCACCCTCGATCAACTGCCCGAGGACAGGCTCGTGGCCCAGCATGATGCCGATCTCACCTTCGGTGGTCTGAGCGCTGACGATGGTCGCGGTACCGGACCACAGCTTTTGCTCCACAGCGACCAGGGAGACCTCCATGCCGCTCTTCTCGGAAGAAGTCACGTCGGTCTACTTTCCGGCCATCTTCTTCGCGGCTGCCTCGACATCGTCGAGACCGCCGCAGCTGTTGAAGGCCTGCTCGGGAAGGTGGTCGTACTCACCCTTGGTGACCTTGTCGAATGCCTCGATGGTGTCGGAGAGCGACACGACCGAACCGGCCTCGCCGGTGAACTTCTCGGCAACGATGAAGTTCTGG
The sequence above is drawn from the Rhodococcus sp. SBT000017 genome and encodes:
- a CDS encoding F0F1 ATP synthase subunit epsilon is translated as MEVSLVAVEQKLWSGTATIVSAQTTEGEIGIMLGHEPVLGQLIEGGTVSITTTDGEKLIAAVHGGFLSVTGKTVTVLAESADFADDIDVEAARAVVAENGDDLEAIAVAKGRVRAVERS
- the murA gene encoding UDP-N-acetylglucosamine 1-carboxyvinyltransferase, with amino-acid sequence MSERFLVNGGNRLVGEVAVGGAKNSVLKLMAAALLAEGTSTITNCPDILDVPLMAEVLRGLGCEVELEGSVVHITTPAMPKYHADFAAVRQFRASVCVLGPLVARCKRAVVALPGGDAIGSRPLDMHQSGLQLLGARSEIQHGCVVAEADELRGANIRLAFPSVGATENILMAAVLATGETVIDNAAREPDIVDVCNMLNEMGADVRGAGTSTLTVRGVSALKPTTHRVIGDRIVAATWGIAAAMTRGDVRVRGVNPKHLSLVLDKLRSAGAEVTSEPDGFRVVQHERPRAVNFATLPYPGFPTDLQPMAIGLATVADGTSMITENVFEARFRFVEEMIRLGADARTDGHHAVVRGVPQLSSAPVWSSDIRAGAGLVLAGLVADGTTEVHDVFHIDRGYPRFVENLSALGGSIERVS
- a CDS encoding DUF2550 domain-containing protein; this translates as MHYGLIVLIILVVLLAGLVAAFAYRLMVLRRGGTAAIMRVLPSDGGAGWRHGIIRYGDNTLVFFKLSSLRPGPDHRLGRQDIHVGDRRAPRDTEFDIMTPDIAVLELSDNGKYFEIALDRSALTAFLSWVESRPSGRSRRRRPAA